One Pyrenophora tritici-repentis strain M4 chromosome 5, whole genome shotgun sequence DNA window includes the following coding sequences:
- a CDS encoding RpoA, DNA-directed RNA polymerase, alpha subunit/ subunit, with amino-acid sequence MDYNPEGDSINVRFLEANSQRASFIVQNFNLETANSLRRVMLSEIPTLAIDVVEVLDNTSVLADEFVCHRLGLVPLSSKGVDDLIYSRDCDCEGYCDNCAVVLSLNAKCTGSEIMKVYARDLVIESRTPNDEVGKPVITDSEGTGSCIVKLRRGQAINMRCIAKKGIAKEHAKWAPSAAIGFEYDPANKLHHLDYWHEEDPEKEWPKDEARINLDGGPENPDERFDFDAVPTRFFYDVETVGGIDPDQIVTKGIHRLQLKLAEIVQGLNGGIAGPDDFGGAQSPTMNGAGYGGEAGGYTPVGGPGGYGGGSAWGGPQQGAATPYGATPYGGQSW; translated from the exons ATGGACTACAACCCAGAAGGCGACTCGATAAACGTGCGCTTCCTCGAG GCGAACAGCCAACGCGCCAGTTTTATCGTCCAGAACTTCAACCTAGAGACCGCGAACTCGCTCCGGCGTGTAATGCTCTCGGAGATCCCCACGCTCGCCATCGATGTCGTGGAGGTGCTCGACAACACCTCAGTTCTTGCTGATGAGTTCGTCTGCCATCGTCTCGGTCTCGTGCCCTTGTCTTCAAAGGGCGTCGATGACCTTATATACTCGCGCGACTGTGATTGCGAAGGCTACTGCGACAACTGCGCCGTCGTACTCTCATTGAACGCAAAGTGTACGGGTAGCGAGATTATGAAGGTGTATGCGCGAGATTTGGTTATTGAGTCCCGGACGCCGAATGACGAGGTCGGGAAGCCTGTCATTACAGATTCAGAAGGGACGGGCAGCTGCATCGTGAAGCTGAGGAGAGGCCAAGCCATCAACATGAGGTGTATCGCAAAGAAGGGAATCGCAAAGGAACATGCAAAATGGGCGCCCAGTGCGGCGATCGGATTTGAATACGATCCAGCCAACAAACTGCACCACTTGGACTACTGGCACGAAGAGGACCCAGAGAAGGAGTG GCCCAAAGACGAAGCCCGCATAAACCTTGACGGCGGTCCCGAAAACCCAGACGAACGATTCGATTTCGATGCTGTGCCCACGCGTTTCTTCTACGACGTTGAAACCGTCGGCGGTATTGACCCCGATCAGATCGTCACGAAAGGAATACATCGTCTACAGCTGAAACTCGCCGAAATTGTTCAAGGGCTCAACGGAGGCATCGCAGGCCCGGATGACTTTGGTGGTGCACAGAGTCCTACAATGAATGGTGCAGGATATGGCGGTGAAGCCGGGGGCTATACGCCTGTTGGTGGACCGGGAGGCTATGGCGGGGGGAGTGCGTGGGGTGGCCCGCAGCAAGGGGCAGCTACGCCGTATGGTGCTACACCTTACGGGGGGCAGAGTTGGTAG